CCGGCCGAGTAGGTGGGCGCGAAGTAGCGGCCCTGCTGGCGGATCGCCTCCTGCGCCGCGTTGCCCTGGTACGGGTTCGCGTAGCTGAACGGGAAGACGTTGTAGAGCTGCGCCGCGCCCAGGTTGCCCACCGCGCCGGTGATGTCGAGCCGCCGCGCGTCGCCGAGCCAGTAGTTGTGCGTGAAGCGCCCCTCGACCTGCAGGAAGTCGGCGGTGTTGAAGCCGGCCGCGACGCGCGCCTCGCGCGCGGGGCCCTCGACGACGCAGACGACGAGCGCCTTGGAGCTGTCGCCGGCCGCGGCGTCGGCGCGGGCGCCGGCGGTGGCGCGCACGGGCGCCGCGCCGCCCGCGGCGGTGCTGGTCTGCTGCGCGCAGACCGTGCGGCCGGTGGCGGCGTCGCGCGCGACGGCGGTGTCGATCAGCGCGCTGCGGAAGAGCCCCGACTCGTAGAGCGCGCGCTGGCTGCGCGCGATGTCGGAGCGCACGAACAGGTCGCCCGGCTCGATGAAGAGCGAGCGGCGGATCGTCTCCTCCTTCACGTCCTGCCGGGTGCCGGTGCGCACGACGTCGATGCGCGAGACGTACGTGAGCCGTCCGCGCTGCACCGGGAGCCGCACGGCCGCGGTGTCGGCCGAGTCGTCGACGGCGATCACGGGCCGGTCCACCTGCGCGTCGCCGTAGCCGCGCTGCCAGTAGGCGTTGCGCAGGTCGACGACGGTGGAGTCGAGGCGGAAGAGGTCGAGCGGCTCGCCGGGCTGCGGGCGCACGATCCGTCCGCGGCCGCGCCGCCGCCGCCCCACCTGGCCCGCCGGGTCGTCGACGGCGATCGTCTTCACGATCGTCGGCGCACCCTCGGTCACCTTGAAGGTGACGCGCACGGCGTTCTCGCCGACGCGCGTGACGACCGTGTCGACGGTCGCGTCGCGCCAGCCGTGCTTGTAGTAGAAGACGAGCAGGCGCACGAGGTCGCGCGCCAGCTCGGTGCGGTCGAGGTAGCGCCGCTCGTAGATGTACGGCGACTTGGAGATCCAGCAGAACGGCGTGAAGGCGAGCCCGAGGCAGGCGGACTCCTTGGTCGCCACCGCCTGGGCGACCTCGTCGCGGCGCAGCTGCTTGACGCCCTCGAAGCGGACGTCCTTGACCTCGGGGCGCTCGGTCTCGCCACGATCGTCGCGGATGGTCTGCGCGGCCAGCGCACGCGGGCGCACGACGGATCCGGTGGCGGCGGCACCGGCCAGCAGCGCGCACGCGACGAGCGCCGTCCGCGCTCCACGGAGGCGGGCGGAAGGGAGAGGTCGCATGACGGCCACCCCAAGCGCAAAGCCCGGGCCGGGCGGGCCCGACGCGGCGGAGAACGGAACGGCGGAGGACGGAAGGGCGGAAAACGAACGGGCGCGAAACGAAAGGGCGGACCCTTCGAGCTCGAAGCTCGGAGCGTCCGCCCTTTCGTCACACGCGGTATCGTCCTCCGCCGTTCCGTCCTCCGCGGTTCCGTTCTC
This Roseisolibacter agri DNA region includes the following protein-coding sequences:
- a CDS encoding BamA/OMP85 family outer membrane protein, with product MRPRALAAQTIRDDRGETERPEVKDVRFEGVKQLRRDEVAQAVATKESACLGLAFTPFCWISKSPYIYERRYLDRTELARDLVRLLVFYYKHGWRDATVDTVVTRVGENAVRVTFKVTEGAPTIVKTIAVDDPAGQVGRRRRGRGRIVRPQPGEPLDLFRLDSTVVDLRNAYWQRGYGDAQVDRPVIAVDDSADTAAVRLPVQRGRLTYVSRIDVVRTGTRQDVKEETIRRSLFIEPGDLFVRSDIARSQRALYESGLFRSALIDTAVARDAATGRTVCAQQTSTAAGGAAPVRATAGARADAAAGDSSKALVVCVVEGPAREARVAAGFNTADFLQVEGRFTHNYWLGDARRLDITGAVGNLGAAQLYNVFPFSYANPYQGNAAQEAIRQQGRYFAPTYSAGIDLRQRWFGSPRNTLGAGLFVHRRSSPGVFVDRGQGANVAFTRQLSEDVPASGTYRFEISRVEAGDVYFCVNYGVCDDGTIEALRGQQRLSPLALTANINRADDPLFPTRGTLARFEAEHASRISFSDFRYNRVTAEGSTYRRLPFRRSILALRARGGWVDALPGTNAAVGVPSGMDDGGQILHPRKRFYAGGSQSVRGFGENQLGPRVLTVSPDDIRGRRDTTIAGVKQSAYACPAPTSLVDCFAQRRNEIADDRFIPRPLGGTTLLEGNVEVRLPIWRQIWGAVFLDGAMLGERTLRDLGSGTAALTPGVGVRYLSPVGPVRVDMGFRPTLQEPLAVVTQVDDSTGRRLLDLSPDRSCSGEGAPGCRIYPRSGATGIRGFLNRITLHLSIGEAF